In Camelina sativa cultivar DH55 chromosome 13, Cs, whole genome shotgun sequence, the genomic window GTCTAAATCAggcaatataattttttggacTTGGACACAAGGTCAACAATGTTGTTGCCGCTTACCTGATCACTTCACCCAGTTGCAACGAACCAAGCCTCTCTGATTCGGGTTTGGCTCCTGCGAATCTGTCCATAATTGCTTAACTAAATCTCTAAGGTACCGATTTCTTGAAATGTTCAACTGAGTTTTATAAAGGTTTTGACAATAATACGAGTTTTGTGTTAATCCTGAACCACCCCACTAacattttggttcggtttggttagGTACGGAAACGTTTATTTCGGTTTTTGCAAATCGGGTAATTAGGTTTACACAAACATTAAACaacaatcatcatcaccaaatttATCGATGTAATCCGAAACAAACCACAATCATCAAATCCAATTTCATCAGCATCAAGCAAACCTCAATCATCATGAATTCATGATTCATCACCAAAAATCGTACAGAAGTCATGAGTCACTTACGAAAAGTACCAATACTACACAAGTCATAATCAGAGAGTTTTTATAAGAGAGAGACACGTGGATCGTCGACGTGGAAGCTAGAACGCCACAAACGTTTCTACCGTTGTGATTGTGAAAggtctctcttttattttttatttttggtctttcTTCTACCAAGATGGCGAGTTCAAGCTTTTTAAGAAATTCTGCTGTTTCAAAATTGTAATCGCTTTACCCAAGTTTCAATTCATTCTCAGGTTACAATACTTGAGCTACTCTCagctttagggtttagtgtaCGATGTTGAGGTCTCTGATTTGGAAACGATCACAGGCGTCATCTTCAGCCATCACCATGTcgtgagttcttcttcttccttttcctaAGTTTTCGATCTCTGTATAATGTTGTTCGAATAAAGCATTGATCTTTATTGCTGTTAGTTTGATTTTATCGGATAAAAACGCTTACCAGAGACGAAACACTTGTAggggttttcattttttttttttggctctgtCTGACCCTATAGTTGAATCTTACTGCCGAATTGAgtgatttttttcattaaatcatAGATATTTGTTTGCACATGCTGATGTGATGGTCTtgtctttttatctctttaGCAGTTCAATGACTCAGACAGGAAATGAAAGGCTTTTCTCTGAAGCCTCTGGTTCACATTCAAGAGATAAAGTAATttactttttcatttcttttgaatttgatgtgACATTGTCATAAGAGAGTTCTTTCAAATCCGATTGCCACATTAGAAAGTTAGTTTAGAAGAAGTAGAATTAGTTGAAATAAGAGtatagagttgtttttggttATGGGATTGTTGTTTTCAAGTCTCTTGGTTTCTATTTGAGAGTTCTCTTTGATTCAATCTCTGTTAAACACGTTCAGTTACAGCTATATCTTTTGGTTGATTCCTTTGTTTGTCTGGTTGTTCGACGTTTATCACTAGTGCAATGCAAAGAAACTTATTCACAAactgtttctcttttgtattcaCTGAACCTTGCACATTGTTTTGTATTGAATGCAGATATTGGTTTTGGGAGGAAATGGTTATGTAGGTTCACATATATGCCAGGAGGCACTGAGACAAGGTTTCTCTGTATCTAGTCTTAGCAGGTATTTCTATTATTACCGGCTTTTAAATCTGACGTGTTGCTCATATACAGTCTTTTCGTAGCTTAACTTTAGCCTTTGCACTGTTATTAGGTCTGGAAGATCTTCTATGCATGGTTCATGGGTCGATGATGTAACCTGGCATAAAGGTATTCTCAAGATCTGAACATACATTTCACTCTGCTCatcattataaaaacaaaaagaattggattaaaaaaaaaaaaaaagacttggaTAACTGACTCGGTTTCTGTTTTCCTACTTAAACAATAGGCGATTTGCTTTCACCTGATTCTCTGAAGCCTTCACTGGAAGGAATTACATCTGTGGTAATTAAGAAATCTCCTGAAAAGTTATTTCATCGTATGGTTCCTTTCGATCGTATCTCATGTGGAAAATTGTGCAGATTTCATGCGTTGGTGGTTTCGGTTCCAATTCACAAATGGTCAGAATTAACGGGACTGCAAACATTAATGCTGTTAACGCTGCTGCAGAACAAGGTAAATTGTTTTAGATTGTGGTTAATTTTAAGCCCTTCTTTGTTTGTATGGGCAAAAATGTATAGATATCTATGTTTCTATATGATCTTTGTCAAACTGACTAGAAAAGAAGCTTGTTATATCATGTTCAGGTGTGAAAAGATTTGTGTATATATCAGCTGCGGACTTTGGTGTCATAAATAACTTGATTCGAGGATACTTCGAAGGGAAGGtggtacttcttcttcttattcgttgtcttttttggattttgttctttAGTTATTACATATCTCTCTGATcagtttatttataaatttgcaGAGAGCAACTGAAGCTGAGATTTTGGATAAATTCGGAAACAGAGGTAAGTGTAAATTCTCTCACTTTTATGTTAAACTCGCTTGTTGGTATTATCACTGAGAACCTGTTGTTTTGTATGCTTTCTTAGGAACGGTATTAAGGCCAGGATTCATACACGGGACTCGTCAGGTCGGTAGCATAAAGCTGCCACTTAGTCTCATTGGAGCTCCACTCGAAATGGTAAAACAAGAAGAGATATGCATCAATCTTGTTTTGTCTTGACAACAATCTCTAAGATGATAAAAGTgtgaatcctttttttttttttttttttttttaaaaaatttatcaaactGAACTGTAGTAAAATGGAGTAAACCAATTTCacctatttaaaaattattaacacCCTCAGTTATTTACAAGTCTTAAAAAAATAGCAGCTTTATTAGCTTCGCCATTTAACAGAACCTTTTTGGGAATTTGTTTACATTATACTACTACATGTTGACTCTGCGCGCAGAGATATATTTGCAAGTCACAACTTGTTGACTCCATTTTAGCTTCGCCATTTAACAGAACCTTTTTGCGAATTCTAGTCACGCGTGACTAGAATTCAATTATCTCATATTCGCAAGTCACAACTTGTTTACAACAagatgtaaaaagaaaataacatcaaGTAAANTGAAACTGTTCCCAAAAGAGGTGACGAAACTTCCACTGATCGGGCCACTTCTAATACCACCGGTCAATGTTAAATCCGTTGCAGGGACTGCAGTAAAAGCCGCAGTCGATCCCGAGTTCTCTTCTGGAGTCATCGATGTGTACGGGATCCTTCAACACGGTCACTGAACACGAGGACACCAATGGGCTTAACAACAAAGTTTCTCCTTATTATGGTCTTAACtgactaaaaaaatcaaatgcaaCAACAACCATTTGTCTCTAAGTTTTGCCACCactaaataaaatttggaaCTGAAGCAGCTTCAAAGCAAATAATAGagattcattttattttattttctctcagTGCCAGTGGAGTgccaaaacaaattaacaatgcCAAGCGTAGCCTATTGAGTTAAAGAAACGGGTTATATTTAATAACCGGAATAAACCGTAACCGTGTGtgattattatatgattttaaaaaagcAGTCGAACCGGACATAAAAGGCATAATAAACCTAGGAGAGGGAGAgtgtgctttttcttttttgtcgtGCTCTTTTGGTTTCCCGGGTTTTCGCTTATTCATCGGGTTTCACTTCCAGCTCTCAAAATCGCGATTCAAATAGAGACAGATAGAGACAGAGGGGGTCTAGGGTTTTTTTCGTATGGTACAGTTTCGGACTCGAGATTATTTGATTTCGGCTAAGTTTCACTATTTCAGGTCagttttgtcttctctctctctcgattgaGTAAATTCAACTTTGTGTTTCAATATTTTGTTAGCGAATTGAATCGAATCGTGTATTCTTCTTTCTGGGATTCGTCTCTGTCTCCTTTATAATAGTtgaattttgcttaattttgttgttgttgttgtttggtttggtttcattgttcattttttttNNNNNNNNNNNNNNNNNNNNNNNNNNNNNNNNNNNNNNNNNNNNNNNNNNNNNNNNNNNNttttttttttttttgtgattacaaGTTTCCATTTGACCAAATTCTACTTTTTCGTTTcttcaattttggttttagggtttgCCCAGATTTAAAAGTTATAAGCTTTTAGTTAACTTTCTAATTTTCGATTCTGCATTGTTAAGCTTGGGGGATTtcatatacaaattttgtaacttttcaGGTTAACCTAGAAACAACAATGTCTGAACGTCGTGCTAAGCGTCCCAAAATCTCCAGAGGGGAAGATGACTTTTTGCCTGGGAATATTATCGAAATCGAGCTTCACAATTTCATGACGTTTGATCACTTGGTATGCAAACCTGGATCACGTTTGAACCTTGTAATTGGACCAAACGGATCAGGTAAAAGTTCTCTCGTCTGTGCCATTGCACTTTGTCTTGGTGGTGAGCCTCAGCTTCTTGGTAGAGCAACCAGTGTTGGTGCATATGTTAAGCGTGGAGAAGATTCTGGCTATGTCAAAATCTCTCTGAGAGGGAACACCAACGAAGAAAATTTTACGATTTGCCGTAAGATCGATACACGGAACAAGTCGGAGTGGATGTTCAATGGTAACGCGACTAGTAAGAGGGAGGTAGTTGAGATCATCCAGAAGTTTAACATCCAAGTTAACAATCTTACGCAGTTCTTGCCACAAGACAGGGTTTGCGAGTTTGCTAAGTTAACTCCTGTGCAGCTTTTGGAGGAGACAGAAAAAGCTGTTGGTGATCCTCAGTTGCCAGTCCATCATCGCGCGCTTGTTGATAAAAGCCGTGAACTGAAGCAGCTTGAGAGAGCTGTGCAGAAAAATGGGGAGACGCTGAATCAGCTTAAGGCTCTTGTTGATGAGCAAGAGAAGGATGTGGGACGTGTTAGGCAGAGAGAGTTGTTTTTGACTAAGGTTGATTCTATGAAGAAGAAATTGCCATGGCTAAATTATGATATGAGAAAGGCTGAGTACATGGATTCTAAGAAGAGAATGAAGGAAGCCCAGAAAAAATTGGATGACGCTGCAAGGAATTTGAACAGCATGAAGGAACCTATTGAAAAGCAAAAGAAGGATAAAGCAGAGATAGATTCAAACTGCAAAAAGGTTAAGAATCTCCTGGATGCAAATGGAAGAAACCGTGGTAACTTGCTCGAGAAAGAAGATGAGGCAGAAGCACGTGTAGTGGCAACATACAAAGAACTGGAGGAActgaagaaacaagaagagcaTCGCCAAGAAAGGATTCTGAAAGCTACTGAGGATCTGGTTGCTGCGGAACGAGAACTCCAAGATCTGCCTGTATATGAACGTCCTGTAGCCAAACTTGAAGAATTGAGCTCTCAGATTGCAGAGCTGCATCAGAGCATTAACCGGAACAAGAGTCAGAAGGTGGACAACGAGAGGCTTTTGTCTCAGAAGAAATTCACCCTGAGGCAGTCCGTAGATAAGTTGAAGGACATGGAGAATGCAAATAACAAACTCTTAAATNGCCTGGGAATATTATCGAAATCGAGCTTCACAATTTCATGACGTTTGATCACTTGGTATGCAAACCTGGATCACGTTTGAACCTTGTAATTGGACCAAACGGATCAGGTAAAAGTTCTCTCGTCTGTGCCATTGCACTTTGTCTTGGTGGTGAGCCTCAGCTTCTTGGTAGAGCAACCAGTGTTGGTGCATATGTTAAGCGTGGAGAAGATTCTGGCTATGTCAAAATCTCTCTGAGAGGGAACACCAACGAAGAAAATTTTACGATTTGCCGTAAGATCGATACACGGAACAAGTCGGAGTGGATGTTCAATGGTAACGCGACTAGTAAGAGGGAGGTAGTTGAGATCATCCAGAAGTTTAACATCCAAGTTAACAATCTTACGCAGTTCTTGCCACAAGACAGGGTTTGCGAGTTTGCTAAGTTAACTCCTGTGCAGCTTTTGGAGGAGACAGAAAAAGCTGTTGGTGATCCTCAGTTGCCAGTCCATCATCGCGCGCTTGTTGATAAAAGCCGTGAACTGAAGCAGCTTGAGAGAGCTGTGCAGAAAAATGGGGAGACGCTGAATCAGCTTAAGGCTCTTGTTGATGAGCAAGAGAAGGATGTGGGACGTGTTAGGCAGAGAGAGTTGTTTTTGACTAAGGTTGATTCTATGAAGAAGAAATTGCCATGGCTAAATTATGATATGAGAAAGGCTGAGTACATGGATTCTAAGAAGAGAATGAAGGAAGCCCAGAAAAAATTGGATGACGCTGCAAGGAATTTGAACAGCATGAAGGAACCTATTGAAAAGCAAAAGAAGGATAAAGCAGAGATAGATTCAAACTGCAAAAAGGTTAAGAATCTCCTGGATGCAAATGGAAGAAACCGTGGTAACTTGCTCGAGAAAGAAGATGAGGCAGAAGCACGTGTAGTGGCAACATACAAAGAACTGGAGGAActgaagaaacaagaagagcaTCGCCAAGAAAGGATTCTGAAAGCTACTGAGGATCTGGTTGCTGCGGAACGAGAACTCCAAGATCTGCCTGTATATGAACGTCCTGTAGCCAAACTTGAAGAATTGAGCTCTCAGATTNAGGACATGGATTCTTCAGTTGCTAAGCTGATTGATCAGGCTTCCAGAGCTAATGCTGACCGCTATACATATGCGATGAATCTTAAGAAATTGCTCGTGGATTCTGTTGCTCATAGGTGGAGTTACGCCGAGAAGCATATGGCTTCTATTGAATTGGAAAGAAAGATCAGAGAGTCGGAAGTCAATATCAAACAATATGAGAAAGTGGCACAGCAGCTATCTGTCAGCGTTGAGTATTGTAAGAAAGAGGTAGAAGGAAAGCAGGTGCAGCTAGCAGCTGCCAAGAGGAATGCAGAATCTATTGCAACCATCACACCTGAACTTAAAAAGGAGTTCATCGAGATGCCTACCACAATTGAAGAATTGGAAGCGGCTATACAAGACAANAACGATTCGACGTTCCTGTTCTAAACTTTGTGGGCGAAGGCGGCAATCAAAAGGCTTCCTTTCATATTTCTGATCAGATGCGTTCCCTTGGGATCCATGCTCGGCTTGATCAGATATTTGATGCTCCTGACGCCATCAAGGAGGTTTTAACTTCCCAGTTTGGTCTGGATGACTCGTACATTGGATCGAAGATTACTGATCAGAGGGCTGAAGAAGTCTCCAAGTTGGGTGTTAGAGATTTTTGGACACCGGACAATCACTACCGGTGGTCTTCCTCAAGGTATGGTGGTCATTCCTCTGCAAGTGTAGATTCTGTATATCCATCACGTCTTTTATTATGTGGGGTGGACGTTGGGGAGCTTGAGAAACTGAGATCAAGAAAGGAGGAGTTAGAAGACGCTATTTCATCCATTGAGGAAACTCTCAAGAGTCTTCAAACAGAGCAAAGACTTTTGGAAGAAGAAGCCGCTAAACTTCATAAAGAAAGGGAGGAGATAGTTAATGCTTCGCATCTGGAGAAGAAAAAACGCCGCGAGTTGGAAACCCGTTACCAGCAAAGGAAGATGAAGCTACAATCCTTGGAGCAAGAGGAGGACATGGATGCTTCAGTTGCTAAGCTGATTGATCAGGCTTCCAGAGCTAATGCTGACCGCTATACATATGCGATGAATCTCAAGAAATTGCTCGTGGATTCTGTTGCTCATAGGTGGAGTTACACCGAGAAGCATATGGCTTCTATTGAATTGGAAAGAAAGATCAGAGAGTCGGAAGTCAATATCAAACAATATGAGAAAGTGGCACAGCAGCTATCTGTCAGCGTTGAGTATTGTAAGAAAGAGGTAGAAGGAAAGCAGGTGCAGCTAGCAGCTGCCAAGAGGAATGCAGAATCTATTGCAACCATCACACCTGAACTTAAAAAGGAGTTCGTCGAGATGCCTACCACAATTGAAGAATTGGAAGCGGCTATACAAGACAATATGTCTCAAGCCAATTCGATCCTTTTCGTAAACGAGAACATACTGCAAGAGTATGAACATCGCCAAAAACAG contains:
- the LOC104738006 gene encoding structural maintenance of chromosomes protein 5-like, which codes for MSERRAKRPKISRGEDDFLPGNIIEIELHNFMTFDHLVCKPGSRLNLVIGPNGSGKSSLVCAIALCLGGEPQLLGRATSVGAYVKRGEDSGYVKISLRGNTNEENFTICRKIDTRNKSEWMFNGNATSKREVVEIIQKFNIQVNNLTQFLPQDRVCEFAKLTPVQLLEETEKAVGDPQLPVHHRALVDKSRELKQLERAVQKNGETLNQLKALVDEQEKDVGRVRQRELFLTKVDSMKKKLPWLNYDMRKAEYMDSKKRMKEAQKKLDDAARNLNSMKEPIEKQKKDKAEIDSNCKKVKNLLDANGRNRGNLLEKEDEAEARVVATYKELEELKKQEEHRQERILKATEDLVAAERELQDLPVYERPVAKLEELSSQIAELHQSINRNKSQKVDNERLLSQKKFTLRQSVDKLKDMENANNKLLNXKSSLVCAIALCLGGEPQLLGRATSVGAYVKRGEDSGYVKISLRGNTNEENFTICRKIDTRNKSEWMFNGNATSKREVVEIIQKFNIQVNNLTQFLPQDRVCEFAKLTPVQLLEETEKAVGDPQLPVHHRALVDKSRELKQLERAVQKNGETLNQLKALVDEQEKDVGRVRQRELFLTKVDSMKKKLPWLNYDMRKAEYMDSKKRMKEAQKKLDDAARNLNSMKEPIEKQKKDKAEIDSNCKKVKNLLDANGRNRGNLLEKEDEAEARVVATYKELEELKKQEEHRQERILKATEDLVAAERELQDLPVYERPVAKLEELSSQIXDMDSSVAKLIDQASRANADRYTYAMNLKKLLVDSVAHRWSYAEKHMASIELERKIRESEVNIKQYEKVAQQLSVSVEIGSGYTRQXRFDVPVLNFVGEGGNQKASFHISDQMRSLGIHARLDQIFDAPDAIKEVLTSQFGLDDSYIGSKITDQRAEEVSKLGVRDFWTPDNHYRWSSSRYGGHSSASVDSVYPSRLLLCGVDVGELEKLRSRKEELEDAISSIEETLKSLQTEQRLLEEEAAKLHKEREEIVNASHLEKKKRRELETRYQQRKMKLQSLEQEEDMDASVAKLIDQASRANADRYTYAMNLKKLLVDSVAHRWSYTEKHMASIELERKIRESEVNIKQYEKVAQQLSVSVEYCKKEVEGKQVQLAAAKRNAESIATITPELKKEFVEMPTTIEELEAAIQDNMSQANSILFVNENILQEYEHRQKQIETISTKLEADKRDLSKCLKDIDSLKEKWLPTLRQLVGQINETFSHNFQEMAVAGEISLDERDTDFDQYGIHIKVKFRESGKLQVLSSHHQSGGERSVSTILYLVSLQDLTNCPFRVVDEINQGMDPINERKMFQQLVRAASQPNTPQCFLLTPKLLPELEYSEACSILNIMNGPWIEQPSKVWSFGGSWGNLMRRNEASQCS
- the LOC104735618 gene encoding uncharacterized protein At1g32220, chloroplastic-like isoform X2, which translates into the protein MLRSLIWKRSQASSSAITMSSMTQTGNERLFSEASGSHSRDKILVLGGNGYVGSHICQEALRQGFSVSSLSRSGRSSMHGSWVDDVTWHKGDLLSPDSLKPSLEGITSVISCVGGFGSNSQMVRINGTANINAVNAAAEQGVKRFVYISAADFGVINNLIRGYFEGKRATEAEILDKFGNRGTVLRPGFIHGTRQVGSIKLPLSLIGAPLEMVXKLFPKEVTKLPLIGPLLIPPVNVKSVAGTAVKAAVDPEFSSGVIDVYGILQHGH
- the LOC104735618 gene encoding uncharacterized protein At1g32220, chloroplastic-like isoform X1, with product MLRSLIWKRSQASSSAITMSSSMTQTGNERLFSEASGSHSRDKILVLGGNGYVGSHICQEALRQGFSVSSLSRSGRSSMHGSWVDDVTWHKGDLLSPDSLKPSLEGITSVISCVGGFGSNSQMVRINGTANINAVNAAAEQGVKRFVYISAADFGVINNLIRGYFEGKRATEAEILDKFGNRGTVLRPGFIHGTRQVGSIKLPLSLIGAPLEMVXKLFPKEVTKLPLIGPLLIPPVNVKSVAGTAVKAAVDPEFSSGVIDVYGILQHGH